From the genome of Glycine soja cultivar W05 chromosome 14, ASM419377v2, whole genome shotgun sequence:
CCCTAATGAtaatcacaataataatatagtgCAAGTTCATCATCCTCATCACCATCGTTGTCCCGAGGAATTGGTGCAAGTGCAAGTGGCACATACTCTATCAACATCGTACCAACATAATTCGGAATCCGATGTGGGTTTAGGTGtgaataataatgtttttgttgttgatggTTCTATTAGATCAACCTCGTACCAAAGGCATGGTTTTCTGGATAGTAATAATAATCATGTGCATGTGCAAGTGCAACATGGGGTTTTGTCGAATCAACAGCAACAGCAACATCAGAATGGCGTGGTGGTGGAGGGAGTGAATAATTCCCCCGTTGTGGGTTCGGTTGCGTCTGCTATGGATGCTTCTTCGGTGGATCCGGATCTGGCGTTGGTGGGGACAGTGGGGCTTGGATCTTCTTCGCCGTTTTGGTCCATGGCGAACGAGGATGACTACACTGGTAGTTTATGGGATTATAATGATCCTTTCTTCTTTGATCTTTAAAGAAATTTGAGTTTGAAATtgcttgattaattaattagaattatAACATATGTTTGTTCAAGTTAATTATATCGTTCGATTGGTTTGAACTTATAGTATTAGTTCATCGTGATGGAAGAGGATCACATATAGATTGATCGATGCTGTTGTGAATAAAATGCTGGGTAGACTACGACGCTGAAAGATTAGTGCTTGTtagtattaattgttaattgtgGATAATAAGCGTAgtagaattaaataaaatcattttcatgGTTGAGATTTAGTGCTGTTGTAAAATACTAATTAACTGCAGTGCAAATACATTTTGCTGCTGGTGATTGGGAAGCAAATCAACGATGAAGTTATGTATCTTGCCAGATTATGCGGTAAGCCCTTTCTATTATTTGGACTTCATCAATTCAATGTATGTGTAAGTTATATGCACTGATCAGTGATGTTTAAATGTAAATGTACGTAGTCATTGTTCTCTTGGATCAAATAATTCGGAGGTTTTCATGGAGTTTTAACTGTGAAACCAGAAGTTGAGAAATTGAATGATTGGAAAAAagctgtattattttttttgggttgatTAATATTGTTCTTAATTAGTTTGTCTATAaaaatttccttctttttatttgtctaATCCATGCAAACATTCTCCTATCTTCAGAGTTATGTTCTTGTTAGCATGACCCAATATTGATTTATGGAAGTatgcaaataatttatttattacaaactctaatttatttttataaatctaAACTACTTCCTTAGaatttattattagaaattgtttctagtttattttaataaaatttatttatcagaTTTTTGATTTAGTATATAAAGTTAGTTAATTGGTAATATAATCTATATAATCTACAAGAATGTGGAGACCAAAAAAAGTATGGTTTTTATAATTGTGTTAaagttattatttctttatcaTTTTGGTATATGATATCTtttaatatcataaataatttgaCTTATGAAATGATATGGAGaaacatttttcattaatttagtataaacattttgattaaaatgtaattttggtctatttattttgtaaattcataattttgatcttcctattttaaaattttaaaatagagatattttGTCATATTCttcaaaatatgtaattttagtcttttatttttgtaatgaaATTAATCTAGCCTGATACAAATTTTGTAACATGGcacacaattaattaattgtttaatcAATGTCATACCCAATATTAATCTTGACCATAAACACTTCCAACACACTTTCTATGTTTGAAGGAAAGATGAAAATCCTGGATTTAATAAAAGTGAaggactaaatttttttattttaaaataaaaaaattaaagttgtgaattttaaaaaataaaaagattaaatatctttattttaaaataggaagATCAAAATTTCATGTGAgccaaatatttttcttttgtaatattctttattttactcTTGTTCCCAATTTTAtactgttatttatttaatatgattttactCTGCATTAAATTTAAGTTTGGCATATTTTTACTGAAACTATTTTAATGTTAAAAGTGTTAATATGAAAGGTCTAAAAACATTGAAGTTTTCTTATTCAAtctaaaaatcataaatcacaTTGCAATTTTCTATTTGTGGACTATTTGATAtggtaatattttcttttgttgaataAACACTTTTGAAAACTTTATTAatactcaattttattttatttttttattagataggTGTCTTTTTTAGCGATGATTTTTTTCCCTATAATGTcattaacaattaaatttatatattcatgtatttatttaattattttaactttgtaTCTAGTCTACCTTAGTAGCTAtagatgaatttaaaaaaatttgtcataTTGTAATATAATAGATTCATTTACAAggtttaacatttaaatttaaatattcatatatatatatatatatataattatttttttatttgagggtttcgttaaaatattcttttaaatagtTATGGTGGTAGATATGTTAATAAATTCTTAcaagatatatttttactatttcttTACATAGATttatattgttataaaatattctttcaaaataatataaatggaTGTATGTTTGgaaatttcatttataaattactttatggttcattaggtcataaaatattaaacaaataaaaaatttaaaatttaaaaattaaattttaaaatctcaAATTTCAGGCCAATATCAAATCTGATCCGGACTTAGTTTGGGAAATTTGTGTTTTTGAGTGCGTTTGTTTTATGGTTTAGGAGTTTATCATCGAAAATATGAACACACAAacctaatattattttgttttttttacaagttttgaaaatttatctaAGTATTTTATGTTTATGAATCTTGtagcttcttttttattatgtttttccaTGATGTTCcatgtaactttccaaatggaGAGGGATGAATATGTGATATTTTTATGGGATTgagtatgaaaataaaatttactgtgTGAATATGAAAAGCTAATATTATCTAAATATATATGCatgtaacttttatttttatttttattatttgaattttaaaaaataatttcaagaatattcaaataaaattaaacatattttaaatataagcaGGAATAATAATCCTAGTTGTTATATTTCTAGGAATATGATTTTTTAGAATACAAATCATTCCGTGAAACTTCaagtatttatagaaaaaattatgaaggtaaaataaattaatatgttattttattcatttatttaaatgaggaatctatatttttaatttaatttatgaaaactaattattttattctcccTCCATTTTAAACActataaaatatagaaattggagatactttttttgttttacataaAAACTTATTGGATAATTTGTTAGAGATGTGTAATGCGTtgctaaatatttttcttcatctaGTTATATTAACATTAAGCAAGTttgcttttgttctttttttttcagtagaatttttatttatttgaacaaaaatgCCGGATTTAGAGGATAGGAGAAGATGACGAAGGAATtgattgagaaaaaataaaagagatttaaaaatctaaaaaaaaaatcgcaCTCTCCTGCACACTCCTGCACGTTCTAGTTCTCAttgatgattattattatttttatacacactGTACATGTAACTATAACAAATTTTATAGTTGTCAAACTAATTTCAAAATGAATCactaatttctaattaaataattaactaaattattgCATACATCAACAGGAAGTCCGGATACTCATAACTCTTCCCAAGGGATTTTTGAGGGTGTGTTGGAATTTCTCAGTATGTTtgttagtaaaataatttgtgatGAAACTTGATTATAgcttaaaattatgtttaacaaaaaaaatttgtctAAAAATTCAGCTCAGAAGAAGCAAGACTTGGATGTTTTTCATTCAAACTTAGTTTATCCAAATTAAGTTTACAAATGTTAATTCAAACGTGCACttagatttaaaagattatATTCTTATATTTCTTGGATGAAGTTGAGTTACATTATGGGTCATCTTAATTTGTCTAATGCGTTATATTCCTTTATAAAgtgtaatttattaaaaaataatgaatcagTTATATTCCTTTATAAAgtgtaatttattaaaaaataatgaatcgATTATACattgttaaatatataatagttcTATAGTTCCTTTTACTATGATAACATAGAACTTGAAAAtttgaatcataatttttttggctGTACACGTGCATCGGAGGTCTGGATAGAATGTTTAAGTTGTTGAGGGTAGTCTCAGCTTGGCCAAATAGCATTTACAATCATATTTTCCTGCTCTTTGGGTGTTCAAAATTATTTAGATTGCTGGAACATTATTATACGAAAAGCATGTGTGTGGGGGCTGTGGTTAGTGCAGAATAATTAAAGTGGTGTTCTCAAAAAATATTCTCTCAGTGGCAGCAATTCGATCAAGATCATGCAAAGGTTTCTAGCTTGGAAGTGGATTAGAGCTTGCAAGGGGGATTTAGGGATTTATCTATTCTGTCTTCGTGGTGTGCCAATCCAATTTCATGTATTTCCCGTGGTACCCTGCTTGTTAGGGTTTTCTGAGTTGCATAAGCCTCAAGCAGAAACATTGTGCTTGGTTTTACTGCTATATTTCCTTTTGTTCCAATATTTTGgacttttttacaatttttgtttttctttcttccaaacaAAATACCAAAATGGGAAGGGTTATAGATTATTTTTATCAGATAAAATGTAAGAGACATCATCCTGTATAACGCAATCAtcttttaaattcattaatttagaATTAATGTAAAAGaatattagttgttttttttaatcaatgtatATGTGATGAGAATAACCCatgatgaataaataatttagttgaccatctattttagggttttatttgagaaaaaaatttaaaatgataaaaggtCAATGTTTTGTTGTGAAGGCCCAATGTGGTCTCTTTGTTTGGATTTATAGGCTTTATTAATGCTGTTACTTTTTGTCggcatctttttcttttgtaattgtCTTCTGGTGTGGGTTATAGCTTGTAGCCCAGACATTTTTAtcagtaataatattttttggcctttaaaaaaagttgagttgttttgattttgttctaAATATTATTGGGACGAGttagaatttataaatttaatttgataaaatttcatGTTAGACAAGGAATGAAATAACGATATTTAAACTTATCCCAAGAACATTAATAAATTGTTGGAATGAATGAAATAAggtttgatttctaaaataaaattttatgttagAGTCTtgtaaatggaaaaaaaaaatatgattatgataaatttttttattaaagatgactacttagataatttttttataaagattagttattaataaatttatgaatagtCTGACCcatctgattaaaaaaaattgttctacAAACACCCTCACTTAAAAGAATCTAATAGGCAAAACAATGTTGGACAGTGAATGATCCTAAATCAAGTGTATCAATTTGTGGATATATGGgttatgttttttgtattttttgtttgccaaatatatttttaatttataaaatgttatctaaatcaattaaatatatttctagagaagaaagaattcaaatcttaaaaaaaataacaaatactaATAGGCGCTCACGGAATAATAACgctcatatatataataacaactATGACTTCTTCAACTAAACTCTGTGCCGGTTATTCCATGCAGTCTAAATTTATGTTATTCTGCCAATTAATTATGCAAATCCCACGATTTTCTTGCAATAACATGAATCGATTGAGTGTGAAGTTAATTCAAAAATGAACCTTTGAATGAGACATTGGGTCAGTCATCCTCATTAAGTCTAATTTAAGCTATTCAGTCAAATATGACACATAATTTATTTGCGTAAATTCGCTGGTTTcatgaagatttttttataaaaaaaaatcattttttctaaatttttttttatatataaatcttcAATAACCGAAAGAAAACAAcatgaataatataaaaaaatataataaataaatatatatacatatattgtattaaattaaaatgatttaatgaatctcttgattcttttttaaaatttaagatatttgtaataaaaactaaatgtaGAGTTATACAAACATTTTAAAAGCATTTTCTATAGCACGTTAACACTATTATGCTCTTTAATAATCTTATTTCATTGTTTTtgctcttctctatttatctatttctttattatataaacatttaaaaactaGTTATTTTAGTCATTCATCTTTCTATTTCTTATTCAAGCAaatcaatgtttttttaaagataattataaattCTCTATAATTTCATTATAGTGATTCTCTTATTGATTAAGTAAATTAAGAAGTAATGAATacgtttaatattttttagatattcaatgtatttattttttacttaatattgaaagtatataaaaaatagtttcaattttcaataaaatgtaAAAGCTTTTGTTGTGGTTGTATATTTTCTGTcctgaaaaaaaatagttgaatcCACACGTTATATTTCCTTATTATTTTAAGttagaaatgaaaatattaaatattttttgtattaaatgcttttttacttaatttaaataaaatattatgaacaTATTATTAAAGATTATGTTACTACGGCGAATTAAGATATTATGTAAAtccagtatatatatatacatgaaaaAAACACTACTAGTCTATTACTATATTCATTTGGATAATGAAAagatttaattcatttaattgaataagatatgagttattataaatttattaatatttgctttaatttttatgtattaaaaaatatttattcaggTAAATCCAAAAATTTTGCGTGAGACAAAATAGTTGAATGAAAGACGTAACATTAAAACTATTTGGTGTGTACGTATACATCCCGTGAAATTGTTGCATATCCAACATTGTTACGGATAAGCTACCACGGTGTTAATGACCAAGTTCCTAATGGACCGTATTCATGTAATCATGTACGGTACTACGGTACATGCATAAAGTATGAACATTCAACTTTGGTCgacaataattgataaaaaaatctccttccaatgattttttattattaggttaatataacaaaattgcTAACGACCAGAGATTTTTACCGTCCAATTCAAAAGCCTAACGTGAAAAGGCCGTAAAAATTGAACTTGTCAATCTTATCTACAAATGTGAATTCGGACATCATTCTCTACATTGATTCAGATAAAGTCAAAGATTTTCTTTGAGCACATGTAACTGGCTATTAACAGTTAAAGTCGTAGAGTACGATAGTTATTAATTGGTTGTGAGTGAACTCGCAAATTTTACTGCATATAAGTTAGAAGATAGGGCTCAATCCTCTCTGTCGGGGCCCGGCTgtaaattttaagtgaaaagtaacatatatatatatatatatatatatatatatatatatatatatatatatatatatatatatatatgatgtatttttatttatcttattgagagaaaataaaataaaaaattatgttgaaaaAAATCTCACTTcgattaaaactaaaattaaaatataaataacccTTTAAGCTAATTTTTAAGATTGAGTTAAGTCTAAAGTTATCATTTTAAGATTTTGagaaattaactttttattaatattattttaatttttcgttaatttaaatttaaaaaaatctcatttttctttctttcaaataaacaaacaaaataatacaGCAAGTAATAATCCAACAGCGATGCATGTGTGGCACGTAGTTTTTGAATGATAAAgtttattcttaaattttcaaGGAAGTAACCTCATCCTATTTGTTTCTTAGTGATAATGTATTTGTTTAgtgtgttatagtatgatttaACATACACTCCCTCCTCGTATTTCGGTTCCCACGTACGCCGTTTGgcaattttcaaatataaaaaatataattattgagagaaaataacatcaaataaaCGTTTcagctaaaaaaatataaagaggcaaataattatatttaaaaattgccaaaatataattattaagctCAAACATTTATGcacatgatatttttttctttttaaatttttttataacattttcagatataattattttcctatttatatttctatcaattaattatttaaatcaaccttaattgattttaaatattactttaaattattaaaaattataaataaataataaatcattgtGGCAATTACCTTTTAAATACTAAGtaagaaaagttttataaaagtaCAAATGTTTCTAGCAACATAAAAGTAAgtgttaatttttatgttttaaatataataaatcattttttaaaatgtcattttacttttatttcttaaattgatgcctattttattaatcatattatattatagataTGAAGTATCTTTGGATCTCTCTTGAGATAGGTGGtcgtttttaataaaatttcttctcttgatcatatatattatttacaagAACTCCAATCCCATCTTGCTTAAAATCACTTCTTGAGATTTACGAAATACATTTGCActgttgttttttcttcaaCCAGGGAATTCATACACACATGCGGGATTAAATCATATACACTATggatagaaattaaatatgaacGTAAAAAAATGGATAGAAATATCTCTCCAACGAAGCAAATCTTAATTAATGCATAAAGTTTCtagtaaaataaatgaaaaatattcaaaaaggaaacatttatcatataaaaatcaGATAAACATTTAAtacttactttttaaaaatattaaaaatattgaatagaatatttttaatgCTCTTACTGATCAGCTAGTGGCCTTGACCCTTGTTAGAAAAgccatttaataattattttcttaaaaaaaaattgactttaattttttggccaaaaaaatcttcattctttccttttaaCTTTCTAAGGGAAATAGTTTAACTTATTTGTATAGTATGTGTacgttaaaaaaacaaataagtggACAACATGCTGTAACGTAAGAGAGCAATTTaactttttgtttgaaaatcacttaatttttcttgtaatcatcaacatatacttttcaaattgttaaattaaatgaaatacctatcgatttaatttattatataaaaacaatCCCTTGTTTTTGTACCTAATTAagggaaaaattcaaaattaaacaattgtttttaaaatagaatgtgtatttagtttaattttctaaaaatacttatttttattattttcataggAAAAAAACGAATAATTAGATACTATTTCTAAAAGTAACCGTTTCTAAACAGACGTTCGTAATAAAATgagattaacaaaaatatttacatcCTTCTTTTTTCGTTTAGTTTCTGTTGGTTGGTTAgattttatattgaaatttgTGCACAAGTTAGATGTAAATCAAACATGATGATAAACCAAATACGCActggtttttaattttcatcattcagattattagttttttaaaagcattttttcattattaagaTAAAATACTTGAACTTAGTATAAAATTGAAAACCCCAAAGTGTCGTGTGCCCCACTGAGAGAgtataaataatgttatttggATCCTAATTTCTATCCCTTCTCACAAAGCAGTCTGAGCCTGAGCAACATACAGAACCCACTCAAAAAGCTGTTCTGTGCCCATTGCAGCTTCACACCACATCACCGTGCGGCGATTCTAAACGCCGTCGTTTCGCTCCACGATGTCGATTCGTGACTCTGAATCACTGAATTGGCACTACGACACTGAACTCGACGACGAAACCCTCGAAATCCGCGGCCGCAAGCTCTTTTTCATCATCGTCCTCTTCTCCATCATTCTCCTCTTCACCGCGCTCTTCGTCTTCGCGCGCCGGATCTGCCGCcgccgccaccaccaccacaatgGCCTCCTCCTCCCCGATGCCGTCCCGCCGCCGCAGAACACCGGCCTCGATTCCGCCGCGATCAAGAGGCTACCGATCGTCCTCCACCCGCGGTGCAACCGCGTGGCGGAGGCGGAGTGCTGCATCTGCCTCGGCGCGTTCGCCGACGGAGAGAAGCTGAAGGTTCTTCCAGGGTGCGACCACAGCTTCCATTGCGAGTGCGTGGATAAGTGGCTCACGAATCACTCCAATTGCCCTCTCTGCAGAGCTTCGCTCAAGCTCGATTCTTCTTCCTTCCCCGCGATTTTGATCCAATCGCCACCCGTTAGAACTAGTCTTCCGGTCTGAtcccttctttctttctttttttcagttttcgATTTGTAACTTCAACAGTAAGTTAGTAATAGTAAATCCCTAATCCACTTGTTTTGGATTATTTGTCTTGAGTAATGTAAATTGTTGCAAGAACCAAGAAGGGAATCCCTAGAGATATTGATAGTTTAACAGCTTTTTTTCCATAAAGGGCATTGCTTtcaattaatcttatttttatgataaacaacaaatataaataattaattcaaagttCATATTCCTAAACTATAACTCATTACTGACATGGTTTGATACGTTGGATAAGTAACTACTATATCTCTCACATATGTGGTCGGAGTTTTGAATTAAAGTCTCTCTAATGTGCATCGAATTATATTAGTTTGAATTTTCTTGCCTCTAGCAACATTAGGgtggaaaaatcaaattttattaggTTTAAACTCAGTTTGAGTTCAATACGTTAGGCTTGAGTTTGACTCATTACTTGTTATAGACTTCTTCTAAAAACCTGGCTCGATTTACATAAAAGTCTTACTTGGTCTATGAGCCTGTCTAAAAGTCTgtaaatattaactaaaaaaaaaacttataaaatttcttataagtaatgtacaaatacaaaatcatattgaattcaagttgttaaaacacaaaatatattaaaagaaaatgaataaaaaagagtataatattaaaaaatatatgaattaaaaataatttatactaatataatcaaataaaaatatttaaattgtctgaaaatgtctttacaaaacattcttttctttgaaagtattAATCTGGTTGCATTATCCTTTtaacttgagtcttttttttttagaattttccaCATACAAGTGAACTTTCTAAGCACTTTATGTCACTTTATCCTGTCATTCATAATGTCATACAAATGATATagataatagttattattattattattattattattattattattattacttaaataaGTCGGCTTGTTAagtttaataagttttttttttatagtttgactttggcctttttatctagaatttttttaaaaaaaatttgaacttgACCTTTATAATAAACAAGCCGAACCTTAAATAAGTCGAGTCAAAGGTCCTTGACAAGCTACTCGGCTCATTTCGATCCCTAAGCAACATATcaactttttataatttattatattctcGATATTAATAACCATCTAAATGTAAATCTATTCATTAAAATCACCACCGCTTAATATCTAAATATATGAATTACTGAGattgtcaattttttaaatagatcttaataattaaaaaattagtcacTGACTTTGAATTATGAGATAAGTACCTAGGTTTACCCTCAAAAGTAGTTTTCTGATTCAGGTAAAGAGGCACTTAATTTTGAGAATAAGGAACATCAacgaaattttgttttattttagtctaAGTGGAATCAAAATAATTGAGTCTAATTTACCATTTATTCGCATTTGCCaaagtttaaatatttattcagaattaattaaatattgataaTAAGTTGGAAGATGCCAATTGCCAAAGCCAAAGAAAAAGGGTTACCCAAGAAATTCCTTCACATGTGACAAAGGTCCAAGACAggggttttttaattttttttattttctgattgaGTTTTGTTCCCACGTTGGGTGATGGAAAAGTACAAGACCGGGGTTCAAAAAGGTTAGAATATAATTTCCTTGCACCCCTCATCTATGTAAGTCCTAAAATAATATTGCTCTGATATGTTTTGTTTATATTGTGCAACTAGATAATGGGGACCCCGAAACATGAAAAAGTACGACTATGCTACGACCCCTCatcctttttttcatttgagaacgttatattctcttattttatcctcctaaaaatcttattattatCTCTTGTAATTCGTTGATCACTTTTAAATCTTTTTGAACCACCTCAATTTTCATTTGTAAGTCATGaaagttttttaataaaatatcaatttttttataactattcaTTTTTAAGATGGAGCAAAGATTCcgattctttttcttcttcaaaaacagtgctaatgaaaatattttcaaagaggatatcccttttttcttcataaattttttgACGTTAGATATGATCTTTAgtgagttttttcttcttcaaagtaTTGAATGAGAAgtaaaagtatttaaattttcgaaatataaaa
Proteins encoded in this window:
- the LOC114384409 gene encoding RING-H2 finger protein ATL66-like, with the translated sequence MSIRDSESLNWHYDTELDDETLEIRGRKLFFIIVLFSIILLFTALFVFARRICRRRHHHHNGLLLPDAVPPPQNTGLDSAAIKRLPIVLHPRCNRVAEAECCICLGAFADGEKLKVLPGCDHSFHCECVDKWLTNHSNCPLCRASLKLDSSSFPAILIQSPPVRTSLPV